One window of the Posidoniimonas polymericola genome contains the following:
- a CDS encoding permease translates to MPRVLEFLAACWTITLELAPWLLLGALAGGLLHVLVPAGWLNRQLRGPWGVVKSVLLGVPLPLCSCGVIPVGLSLRKSGASSGAAVGFLISTPQTGVDSVLVSATMLGWPFAVFKLAAAAVTGVVGGWLADAVDDTPSGFALPIAQDEPPAPRSLGEVLSYAQMLLKSLWRWLVLGVVASALIGVLLPPNALSGLSAGGGAVWGDLAAMLLTLVISVPLYVCATASVPIAASLVAGGLPTGAALVFLMAGPATNLATIGAVRKALGGRALAVYLGVIIAGSVAAGLLFEAVIPAAAVTEMLHHQHQNWWSAASAVVLLALVGKFAAEELAAWRRAKQPLPASDSGQSIGVDGMTCGGCVAKLERTLRADSDIQQASVTLSPGRAVVEGPVTAARLAELVRAAGFTPR, encoded by the coding sequence ATGCCACGCGTTCTCGAATTCCTTGCTGCCTGTTGGACCATCACGCTGGAGCTCGCCCCGTGGCTGCTGCTGGGCGCGCTTGCCGGCGGGCTGCTGCACGTGCTGGTGCCCGCCGGGTGGCTCAACCGCCAGCTCCGCGGCCCGTGGGGCGTGGTGAAGAGCGTGCTGCTGGGCGTGCCGCTGCCGCTCTGCTCGTGCGGGGTGATCCCGGTCGGGTTGAGCCTGCGGAAGTCCGGCGCGTCGAGCGGCGCGGCGGTCGGCTTCTTGATCAGCACGCCGCAGACCGGCGTCGACTCGGTGCTGGTGAGCGCGACGATGCTCGGATGGCCGTTCGCGGTCTTCAAACTGGCAGCGGCCGCGGTGACCGGCGTTGTCGGTGGCTGGCTGGCCGACGCGGTCGACGACACACCGTCTGGCTTTGCATTGCCGATTGCACAAGACGAACCGCCGGCGCCACGGAGCTTGGGCGAGGTGCTGTCGTACGCCCAGATGCTGCTCAAGTCGCTCTGGCGGTGGCTGGTGCTGGGCGTGGTTGCGTCGGCGTTGATCGGCGTGCTGCTGCCCCCCAACGCATTGTCGGGGCTGTCGGCCGGCGGCGGCGCCGTGTGGGGAGACCTGGCCGCCATGCTGCTGACCCTCGTGATCTCGGTGCCGCTGTACGTTTGCGCGACGGCCTCCGTGCCGATTGCCGCCTCGCTAGTGGCGGGCGGGCTGCCGACCGGCGCGGCGTTGGTGTTCCTGATGGCGGGCCCGGCTACCAACTTGGCGACCATTGGAGCGGTCCGCAAGGCGCTCGGCGGCCGGGCGTTGGCGGTGTACCTCGGCGTGATCATCGCCGGCAGCGTGGCGGCCGGGCTGCTGTTCGAGGCGGTTATCCCGGCCGCAGCGGTCACCGAGATGCTCCACCACCAGCACCAAAACTGGTGGTCGGCAGCGAGCGCCGTGGTGCTGCTGGCGTTGGTCGGAAAATTCGCCGCCGAGGAACTCGCGGCGTGGCGCCGCGCCAAGCAGCCGCTGCCGGCGTCCGACTCGGGCCAATCGATCGGCGTCGACGGCATGACCTGCGGCGGCTGCGTGGCCAAGCTCGAGCGGACGCTCCGCGCCGACAGCGACATCCAACAAGCCAGCGTCACGCTCTCTCCCGGTCGGGCGGTGGTCGAGGGCCCGGTAACCGCGGCCAGGCTGGCGGAGCTGGTCCGCGCCGCGGGCTTCACGCCCCGCTGA
- a CDS encoding GNAT family N-acetyltransferase: protein MLTFHVNEPAHLDAFIALNEAWITEYFELEEGDRRLAADPGAIARSGGVVISAIEDGEVVGVGAVVPLEDGVCDFIRFAVDPSRRSQGIGRQIINLAIEHARAMGGKQLTLYTNTKLEAAQSLYKSLGFVVTHRGPHHEYRRPDLVMSLDL, encoded by the coding sequence ATGCTGACCTTCCACGTCAACGAGCCCGCCCACCTCGACGCGTTCATCGCTCTTAACGAGGCCTGGATCACCGAGTACTTCGAGCTCGAGGAGGGAGACCGCCGGCTGGCAGCCGACCCCGGCGCGATCGCCAGGTCCGGCGGGGTGGTGATCTCCGCGATAGAGGACGGCGAGGTGGTGGGGGTGGGAGCCGTTGTACCGCTGGAGGACGGCGTCTGCGACTTCATCCGCTTCGCCGTCGACCCGAGCCGGAGGTCTCAGGGGATCGGCCGGCAGATCATCAACCTCGCGATCGAGCACGCCCGGGCGATGGGCGGCAAGCAGCTGACGCTGTACACCAACACCAAGCTCGAGGCGGCGCAGTCGTTGTACAAGTCGCTCGGATTTGTCGTCACGCACCGCGGCCCCCACCACGAGTACCGCCGCCCCGACCTGGTGATGTCGCTCGACCTCTAG
- a CDS encoding nucleoside hydrolase: MPSAANRRLFAVLSIALAATVWRAAGACQAAEPTPLIFDTDFGNDCDDVLALAMVHTLADRGECDLLAVTVTKDHPYSAPFVDVVNTFYGRGDTPIGVCRSGVTPDEGKYNGLCQATDDGQFRYPHDLTSGADAPDAVAVLRESLAAAADRSVVICQVGFSTNLAALLASAADEHSPLAGRELIAQKVRLLSVMAGAFESIPGPDGQPRIHREYNVERDLASAQTLAEQWPTPTVWSGFEIGIALPYPHESIEQDFGYFPHHPVAEAYRLYSPPPHNRPTWDLTTVLYAVRPDEGYFRLSPPGRVTIDDNAVTHFQAEGHRDRYLIIGPAARERALVAMVELTSARPATDRP; encoded by the coding sequence ATGCCGTCCGCCGCTAACCGACGATTGTTTGCCGTGCTGTCGATCGCCCTCGCCGCCACGGTCTGGCGCGCCGCCGGCGCCTGCCAGGCGGCGGAGCCGACGCCGCTGATCTTTGACACCGACTTCGGCAACGACTGCGACGACGTGCTGGCCCTGGCGATGGTCCACACGCTCGCCGACCGCGGTGAGTGCGATCTGTTGGCGGTGACTGTCACCAAGGACCACCCGTACTCGGCGCCCTTCGTGGATGTCGTGAACACGTTTTACGGCCGGGGCGACACGCCGATCGGAGTCTGCCGCAGCGGCGTCACGCCGGACGAGGGCAAGTACAACGGACTCTGCCAAGCAACCGACGACGGCCAGTTTCGCTATCCGCACGACCTCACGAGCGGCGCCGACGCGCCCGACGCGGTCGCCGTGCTGAGAGAGTCGCTGGCGGCGGCAGCAGACCGCTCGGTCGTGATCTGCCAGGTCGGCTTCTCGACGAACCTCGCTGCGCTGCTCGCTTCTGCGGCCGACGAGCACAGCCCGCTGGCAGGCCGCGAGCTGATTGCTCAGAAGGTGCGGCTGCTGTCGGTCATGGCGGGCGCGTTCGAGTCGATCCCCGGCCCCGACGGCCAGCCTCGCATCCACCGCGAGTACAACGTCGAGCGCGACCTCGCGTCGGCCCAGACGCTCGCCGAGCAGTGGCCGACGCCGACTGTGTGGAGCGGGTTCGAGATCGGCATCGCCTTGCCGTACCCGCACGAGAGCATCGAGCAGGATTTCGGCTACTTCCCGCACCACCCGGTCGCCGAGGCCTACCGCTTGTACAGCCCGCCGCCGCACAACCGCCCGACGTGGGACCTCACCACGGTGCTCTACGCCGTACGCCCCGACGAGGGCTACTTCCGGCTCTCGCCACCCGGCCGCGTCACGATCGACGACAACGCCGTCACGCACTTCCAAGCCGAGGGCCACCGCGACCGCTACCTGATCATCGGCCCAGCGGCCCGCGAACGGGCGCTGGTGGCGATGGTAGAGCTGACGAGCGCCCGGCCGGCTACGGATCGGCCTTAG
- a CDS encoding M56 family metallopeptidase has protein sequence MRGFIHPIEELFECFANAGIAAVAVVLLVWLVDRVAGKRIAPGIRAALWLLVAARLMMPVAPESLYSVQRAWSLLEGDRSAVAVAEPQLNHTETAAASPTPSPTIPATATPAAPPSRAIWDDVLFWILMTAWPAGVAWVLLRATLASVRFAWQLRRCPAEDDTSVVDVVLHACDEVGVRRPRIKRVPSLGAPALFGVLRPTLCLPADEPLTSDELRMVALHEAAHLRRRDCLTAWLLTPVRALHWCNPIAWLALGRYERYREQACDEAVRRRLPAAQLKDYADLLLRFASAGPAPAAGLVGIWFARSARELGARIEALSEATPRFRRAPQLLGAALLAVVAVVTLTDPASSRSDNAHDRLPLQTSPYSWAFDGPDADAVELRTYDLSEALAKIQEVHPDAENPRAWLLAFSRMQGGKPRALPPEGSRRVAVRATKAVHQLFSTQLEEVARSGHTWQVFVSTRVIRAAKLDDLPGVDWTRSVAFPDIEQEPVATPFPHPAGGYSTTPGLDFNGDVDEPLFTTKSVVVDYSPFIAATLDAAATDALIEKWQAHPRRGLYQAPKVTLFSGQQAMVRDQSQTPFVLGVDYVRGESATAAQPNIAVLSEGAEVRVLPRVIDDQTLDLNCQLLLSHIDDVGTTTLPNREVTVQSLRMSKRTLTARCRMQKGQTLLMAPLPPDDKGNEPEPAGAFCYAVTVDWFADTPNGIEIPKADP, from the coding sequence ATGCGCGGTTTCATTCATCCCATCGAAGAGCTCTTCGAATGTTTTGCCAATGCCGGGATCGCCGCTGTGGCGGTGGTGCTGCTGGTGTGGCTTGTCGACCGAGTGGCCGGCAAGCGGATTGCCCCAGGCATCCGCGCCGCGCTGTGGCTGTTGGTGGCGGCCAGGCTGATGATGCCGGTCGCGCCGGAGAGCCTGTATAGCGTGCAGCGGGCGTGGAGCCTGCTGGAGGGTGACCGCTCGGCGGTCGCCGTGGCAGAGCCGCAGCTCAACCATACGGAAACCGCTGCTGCTTCTCCGACGCCCTCCCCAACCATCCCAGCCACAGCCACGCCCGCCGCGCCGCCATCTCGTGCGATATGGGACGACGTGCTGTTCTGGATTCTCATGACCGCCTGGCCGGCCGGCGTTGCTTGGGTGCTGCTGCGGGCCACTCTGGCGTCGGTTAGGTTCGCCTGGCAGCTGCGTCGTTGCCCAGCCGAGGACGACACCTCGGTTGTCGACGTGGTGCTGCACGCGTGCGACGAGGTCGGCGTCCGCCGCCCGCGCATCAAGCGTGTGCCGAGCCTCGGCGCGCCGGCGCTGTTTGGCGTGCTGCGGCCGACGCTCTGCCTGCCCGCGGACGAGCCGCTCACCTCCGACGAGCTCCGCATGGTCGCCCTGCACGAGGCGGCCCACCTCCGCCGCCGCGACTGCCTGACCGCGTGGCTGCTAACCCCGGTGAGGGCGTTGCACTGGTGCAACCCAATCGCGTGGCTCGCTCTCGGACGCTACGAGCGGTACCGCGAGCAGGCGTGCGACGAGGCGGTCCGACGCCGACTGCCCGCCGCGCAGCTCAAGGACTACGCCGACCTGCTGCTCCGCTTCGCATCGGCCGGGCCGGCGCCCGCCGCCGGGCTGGTCGGGATTTGGTTTGCTCGCTCTGCCCGTGAGCTCGGCGCCCGGATCGAGGCCCTTAGCGAGGCCACGCCCCGCTTCCGCCGCGCGCCGCAACTCTTGGGCGCCGCGTTGCTGGCGGTCGTCGCGGTCGTCACGCTGACCGACCCGGCGTCCTCACGTTCGGACAACGCGCACGACCGCCTGCCCCTACAGACCAGTCCATACAGCTGGGCGTTCGACGGCCCTGACGCAGACGCCGTCGAGCTGCGGACCTACGATCTCTCGGAGGCACTCGCCAAGATCCAAGAGGTCCATCCCGATGCCGAGAACCCGCGCGCATGGCTGCTGGCGTTCTCAAGAATGCAAGGCGGAAAGCCCAGGGCGTTACCCCCCGAGGGCTCCCGCCGAGTCGCCGTGCGGGCGACCAAGGCGGTCCACCAGCTCTTCTCCACCCAGCTGGAGGAGGTCGCGCGTTCTGGCCACACCTGGCAGGTGTTCGTCAGCACGCGAGTCATCAGGGCCGCCAAACTGGACGACCTGCCGGGCGTCGACTGGACCCGCTCGGTCGCGTTTCCCGACATCGAGCAAGAGCCGGTGGCGACGCCATTTCCACACCCGGCGGGCGGCTACTCAACCACGCCTGGCTTAGATTTCAACGGCGATGTGGACGAACCGCTGTTCACAACCAAGTCGGTCGTGGTGGACTACTCGCCGTTCATCGCGGCGACACTGGACGCCGCCGCGACCGATGCCCTGATCGAGAAGTGGCAGGCGCACCCCCGCCGCGGGCTCTACCAGGCGCCGAAGGTCACCCTGTTCAGCGGCCAGCAGGCGATGGTCCGGGACCAGTCTCAAACGCCGTTTGTGCTAGGCGTCGACTACGTCCGCGGCGAGTCTGCCACGGCCGCGCAACCGAACATCGCGGTGCTGTCCGAGGGCGCCGAGGTGCGGGTCCTGCCGCGGGTCATCGACGACCAGACGCTCGACCTCAACTGCCAGCTGCTGCTCTCGCACATCGACGACGTCGGCACGACGACCCTGCCCAATCGGGAGGTCACGGTGCAGTCGCTGCGAATGTCCAAGCGGACGCTCACCGCCCGCTGCCGGATGCAGAAGGGCCAGACGCTGCTGATGGCGCCGCTGCCGCCGGACGACAAGGGCAACGAACCCGAACCGGCCGGCGCGTTCTGCTACGCCGTGACGGTCGACTGGTTTGCCGACACGCCCAACGGTATCGAGATCCCTAAGGCCGATCCGTAG
- a CDS encoding BlaI/MecI/CopY family transcriptional regulator, with translation MASSVAISDAEWLVMNVVWEGQPVEAQQVVEQLAEANGWTAATVKTMLHRLVKKQALSYERDGKRYLYRAAVRRSDCVRRESRSFLDRVFGGAAAPALMHLVKTSKLTEQEVAELRRLLDEKSN, from the coding sequence ATGGCAAGCAGTGTTGCTATTTCCGACGCGGAGTGGCTGGTGATGAACGTCGTCTGGGAGGGCCAGCCGGTCGAGGCCCAGCAGGTGGTCGAGCAGCTGGCGGAGGCCAACGGCTGGACCGCCGCCACGGTGAAAACCATGCTCCACCGGCTGGTGAAGAAGCAGGCCCTCTCCTACGAGCGGGACGGCAAACGCTACCTGTACCGCGCGGCCGTCCGCCGCAGCGACTGCGTGCGGCGTGAGAGCCGCTCGTTTCTCGACCGCGTGTTCGGCGGCGCCGCCGCGCCGGCGCTGATGCACCTGGTCAAGACATCCAAGCTCACCGAGCAGGAGGTCGCCGAGCTGCGTCGCCTGCTAGACGAGAAGTCCAACTGA
- a CDS encoding sulfatase family protein, giving the protein MALIAAGAATAEAERPNIVFIMSDDHAYQAISAYDGSLNQTPNLDRLAAEGVRFDRCYVTDSICSPSRACILTGKYGHRNGVTNNYTKFDGGQVTFPKLLQRAGYQTAMIGKWHLGSDPTGFDHWDILPGQGKYYRPDFRTADGQRAVDGYVTDVTTDLAVRWLTEQRATDKPFLLMMHHKAPHRPWDPAPDKLAAYRGREFPQPATFDDDYQGRASAARLAEMRIEQMRPSPDLKIWDDDDRHRRWLYKHMSDAARAKWEQEIDPRWEQWAGGNDPRVGDPPLQKRRWMWELYLQDYLACVDSVDESVGRVLATLEEQGLADNTIVVYTSDQGFYLGEHGWFDKRLMYEQSLRTPLLIRWPAASSVEAGRVEKQIVSNVDFAATFLDVAGADVPDAVQGRSFLPMLSGQTPPDWREDLYYHYREGPERDHAVARHEGVTNGRLKLIHYYETSEWELFDLEADPHEVRSVYDTPAYAERQTRMHHRLGELRKELGVPDPTPNGPVALGQ; this is encoded by the coding sequence GTGGCGCTCATCGCGGCCGGCGCCGCTACCGCCGAAGCCGAGCGACCCAACATCGTCTTCATCATGAGCGACGACCACGCCTACCAGGCGATCAGCGCCTACGACGGCTCGCTCAACCAGACGCCCAACCTCGATCGGCTGGCGGCCGAGGGCGTGCGGTTCGACCGCTGCTACGTGACCGACTCGATCTGCTCGCCGAGCCGCGCCTGCATCCTGACCGGCAAGTACGGTCACCGGAACGGCGTGACCAACAACTACACCAAGTTCGACGGCGGCCAGGTCACCTTCCCAAAACTGCTGCAGCGGGCCGGCTACCAGACCGCGATGATCGGTAAGTGGCACCTCGGGAGCGACCCCACCGGGTTCGACCACTGGGACATCTTGCCGGGGCAGGGCAAGTACTACCGGCCCGACTTCCGCACCGCCGACGGTCAACGCGCCGTCGACGGCTACGTGACCGACGTCACCACCGACCTGGCCGTGCGGTGGCTCACCGAGCAGCGGGCGACCGACAAGCCGTTCCTGTTGATGATGCACCACAAGGCGCCGCACCGCCCGTGGGACCCCGCGCCCGACAAACTGGCCGCGTACCGGGGACGCGAGTTCCCCCAGCCCGCCACCTTCGACGACGACTACCAGGGCCGGGCCTCGGCCGCGCGGCTCGCCGAGATGCGGATCGAGCAGATGCGGCCCAGCCCCGACCTGAAGATCTGGGACGACGACGACCGGCACCGGCGGTGGCTCTACAAGCACATGTCGGACGCGGCCCGCGCGAAGTGGGAGCAGGAGATCGACCCGCGGTGGGAGCAGTGGGCCGGCGGCAACGACCCTCGCGTGGGCGACCCGCCGCTGCAGAAACGCCGCTGGATGTGGGAGCTGTACCTGCAGGACTACCTGGCGTGCGTCGACTCGGTCGACGAGAGCGTCGGCCGCGTGCTCGCGACTCTGGAAGAGCAGGGCTTGGCCGACAACACGATTGTCGTCTACACCAGCGACCAGGGCTTCTACCTCGGCGAGCACGGCTGGTTCGACAAGCGGCTGATGTACGAGCAGTCGCTGCGGACGCCGCTGCTGATCCGCTGGCCGGCTGCCAGCAGTGTCGAGGCCGGGCGGGTAGAGAAGCAGATTGTGTCGAACGTCGACTTTGCCGCCACGTTCCTCGACGTGGCCGGCGCCGACGTGCCCGATGCAGTGCAGGGCCGCAGCTTCCTGCCGATGCTCAGCGGCCAGACGCCGCCGGACTGGCGGGAGGACTTATACTACCACTACCGCGAGGGGCCCGAGCGGGACCACGCGGTTGCGCGGCACGAGGGCGTGACCAACGGCCGGCTCAAGCTGATCCACTACTACGAGACTAGCGAGTGGGAGTTGTTTGACCTCGAGGCGGATCCCCACGAGGTGCGCAGCGTGTACGACACCCCTGCCTACGCCGAGCGGCAGACGCGGATGCATCACCGGCTCGGCGAGCTCCGCAAGGAGCTCGGCGTGCCGGACCCGACGCCCAACGGCCCGGTGGCCCTAGGCCAGTGA